In a single window of the Cucumis melo cultivar AY chromosome 11, USDA_Cmelo_AY_1.0, whole genome shotgun sequence genome:
- the LOC103498842 gene encoding histidine kinase 3 has protein sequence MNWFINGGVMETKAGLLGGGGKIWLQLWETVIGNCCKMHHQYYQYIGSKKVKKTWWRRLLVAWVLSSTLASLWIFHYMSSQATEKRKEALGSMCDERARMLQDQFNVSMNHIQAMSILISTFHHGKNPSAIDQRTFARYTERTAFERPLTSGVAYAVRVLHSDREHFEKQQGWTIKRMDKIEQSPVHEDDYAPEDLEPSPTQDEYAPVIFAQDTISHVVSLDMLSGVEDRKNVLRARASGKGVLTAPFKLIKTNRLGVILTFAVYKRDLPSNATPNERIQATDGYLGGVFDIESLVEKLLQQLASNQTILVNVYDTTNQSHPISMYGKDVSEDGLQHVSPLNFGDPDRKHEMRCRFKQKQPWPWLAMTTSIGILIIALLLGYIFHATLNRIAKVEDDYHEMMVLKKRAEDADIAKSQFLATVSHEIRTPMNGVLGMLHLLMDTDLDVTQQDYVKTAQDSGKALVSLINEVLDQAKIESGKLELEAIPFNLRAVLDDILSLFSGKSQEKGLELAVYISDSVPETLVGDPGRFRQIITNLVGNSIKFTEKGHIFVTVNLVKEVIESIDLEIESSTNSTLSGYPVANRRLSWAGFRTFSQEGSTACHFMTSPPDLINLMVSVEDTGVGIPLEAQSRIFTPFMQVRPSISRTHGGTGIGLSISKCLVGLMKGEIGFVSVPKVGSTFTFTAVFTNGSTSEYNNTQQIKNTSISATSEFKGMRALVVDHQPIRAKVSRYHIQRLAINVEVLSDLNQCLSTTTISGSTVNMIFVEQKIWDQGMSTSEHFIKNLRNSYAVPPKLFLLTSSISSSKASTMISDVFTPTVILKPLRAGMLAASLHRVMSVGIKGNPRNGELPVLSLRNLLLGRKILVIDDNKVNRIVAAGALQRYGADVVCENSGRDAIRLLTPPHHFDACFMDIQMPEMDGFEATRRIREIEHRINDGIQVGELSKEAYENTCYWRVPILAMTADVIQATHEECLRCGMDGYVSKPFEVERLYREVSQFFHSTSNGTL, from the exons ATGAACTGGTTCATTAATGGTGGAGTTATGGAAACTAAGGCTGGTTTGCTTGGTGGGGGTGGGAAGATATGGCTTCAATTATGGGAAACTGTCATTGGGAATTGTTGCAAGATGCATCACCAATATTATCAGTATATCGGATCCAAGAAAGTTAAAAAAACATGGTGGAGAAGGCTTTTAGTGGCTTGGGTTCTTAGCTCTACTCTTGCTTCTTTATGGATCTTTCATTACATGAGCTCTCAAGCTAcagagaagagaaaagaagcCTTGGGAAGTATGTGTGATGAGAGAGCTAGGATGCTTCAAGATCAGTTTAATGTTAGTATGAATCATATTCAAGCAATGTCCATTCtcatctctacctttcatcaTGGCAAGAACCCATCTGCTATAGATCAG AGGACCTTTGCGAGATACACGGAAAGAACTGCTTTTGAGAGGCCTCTTACTAGTGGTGTGGCGTATGCAGTAAGGGTGCTTCATTCTGACAGAGAACATTTTGAGAAGCAACAAGGCTGGACGATTAAAAGGATGGACAAAATCGAACAAAGTCCAGTTCATGAAGATGACTATGCTCCAGAAGATCTGGAGCCATCACCCACCCAAGACGAATATGCTCCTGTAATCTTTGCACAGGATACAATTTCTCATGTCGTTTCTCTTGATATGCTGTCTGGAGTG GAAGACCGTAAGAATGTATTACGTGCTAGAGCATCGGGAAAGGGAGTCTTAACTGCTCCATTCAAGTTAATCAAAACAAATCGTCTTGGGGTCATACTTACATTTGCGGTCTATAAAAGAGATCTTCCCTCAAATGCCACCCCAAATGAGAGGATTCAAGCTACAGATGG GTATCTTGGCGGAGTTTTTGATATCGAGTCACTGGTGGAGAAGTTACTTCAACAGCTTGCAAGCAACCAAACTATCCTAGTGAATGTTTATGATACCACTAACCAATCACATCCAATCAGTATGTATGGTAAAGATGTATCTGAAGATGGGTTGCAGCATGTTAGTCCCCTGAACTTTGGGGATCCAGATAGGAAACATGAGATGCGATGCAG attcaaacaaaaacaaCCTTGGCCTTGGTTGGCAATGACAACTTCAATTGGCATACTCATTATTGCCTTGCTTTTGGGGTATATATTCCATGCAACCTTGAACCGGATTGCCAAAGTGGAGGATGATTATCATGAGATGATGGTACTCAAGAAACGGGCAGAAGATGCTGATATTGCCAAATCCCAG TTCCTTGCAACTGTTTCCCATGAGATCAGAACTCCTATGAATGGTGTTCTAG GAATGTTGCATTTGCTTATGGACACAGACTTAGATGTGACTCAACAAGATTATGTTAAAACTGCACAAGACAGTGGAAAAGCTTTGGTATCATTGATAAACGAAGTTTTGGATCAGGCAAAAATCGAATCTGGAAAGCTTGAGCTTGAAGCTATACCTTTCAATCTCCGAGCAGTTTTGGATGATATTTTATCACTCTTTTCCGGGAAATCGCAAGAAAAAGGATTGGAG CTGGCAGTTTACATTTCAGATAGTGTTCCTGAGACGCTTGTTGGTGATCCTGGAAGGTTTAGGCAAATCATCACTAATCTTGTGGGAAACTCGATTAAG TTCACAGAAAAAGGACACATATTTGTCACTGTTAATCTCGTCAAGGAGGTTATTGAATCGATTGATCTTGAGATTGAGTCGTCAACAAATAGCACCTTGAGTGGTTATCCTGTTGCGAATAGACGTCTCAGCTGGGCAGGGTTTCGAACGTTCAGTCAAGAGGGATCGACTGCTTGTCATTTCATGACATCTCCACCTGACCTTATTAACCTCATGGTATCCGTGGAAGATACAGGTGTCGGTATTCCTCTAGAAGCCCAATCACGCATTTTCACTCCCTTCATGCAGGTTCGACCATCCATCTCTAGAACTCATGGGGGAACGGGTATTGGGCTGAGTAttagtaaatgtttggttggcCTCATGAAGGGGGAGATTGGTTTTGTGAGTGTACCTAAGGTTGGCTCTACCTTCACATTCACTGCCGTTTTCACAAACGGCTCGACAAGTGAGTATAACAACACACAACAAATTAAGAACACTTCCATCAGTGCAACCTCAGAATTTAAGGGTATGAGAGCCTTAGTTGTGGACCATCAACCCATACGGGCCAAAGTATCGAGATATCACATCCAACGACTTGCAATAAATGTTGAAGTCTTATCTGACTTGAATCAATGTCTATCTACCACGACTATTAGTGGTTCGACTGTCAATATGATTTTTGTTGAGCAGAAAATTTGGGATCAGGGTATGAGCACATCGGAACATTTTATCAAAAACTTGAGAAATTCTTATGCAGTTCCTCCCAAACTATTTCTCCTTACTAGCTCCATTAGTTCTTCAAAAGCTAGCACTATGATCTCTGATGTATTCACTCCCACTGTCATCTTAAAGCCATTGAGGGCAGGCATGCTTGCTGCCTCTCTACACCGAGTCATGAGTGTGGGGATCAAGGGTAACCCTCGCAACGGAGAGCTTCCTGTTCTCTCACTCCGCAATTTACTTCTTGGTCGAAAAATTCTGGTAATAGATGACAATAAGGTGAATCGTATTGTCGCTGCTGGTGCTCTACAGCGATATGGAGCTGATGTGGTATGTGAAAACAGTGGACGAGATGCAATCCGACTGCTTACGCCACCCCATCATTTTGATGCTTGTTTCATGGATATTCAGATGCCAGAAATGGATGG CTTTGAAGCTACAAGAAGAATTCGGGAAATTGAACATCGAATCAATGATGGTATCCAAGTCGGAGAACTAtcaaaagaagcatacgagaaTACGTGTTATTGGCGTGTACCCATCTTGGCCATGACAGCAGATGTAATCCAGGCTACACATGAGGAATGTCTTCGATGTGGGATGGATGGGTACGTTTCGAAACCATTTGAAGTTGAGAGACTTTACCGAGAAGTTTCTCAATTTTTCCACAGTACCTCAAATGGAACTTTATAG
- the LOC103498843 gene encoding uncharacterized protein LOC103498843, whose product MEEEQRLELISHAIKRLLEDNKNKKSSDRSSVDDGDENGNPSLLRDLLSQIESLKEGTESDEFTSALDTLKTKVESFIKEEIVDDECSREDIVKELKKLKRQNLLTHCLLSVMIVLTIVWQLSEVSIILNVKDKISHPFRSLGNFISGMFKRPKTIVDNTDKNSSRQDNDEVSLLPPLKIPELPHMGLQ is encoded by the exons ATGGAAGAAGAGCAACGCCTAGAGTTGATTAGCCATGCCATTAAGAGGCTACTTGAAGATAACAAGAACAAGAAATCCTCTGATCGGAGCTCTGTCGACGATGGCGATGAAAACGGAAACCCTTCTCTCCTCCGCGACTTGCTCTCTCAG ATTGAGTCACTGAAAGAAGGAACAGAATCAGACGAGTTCACTTCTGCATTAGATACtttaaaaacaaaagttgaGAGTTTTATTAAAGAGGAAATTGTTGATGACGAGTGTAGTAGAGAAGAcattgtcaaagagttgaagaAGCTGAAGAGGCAAAACCTTTTAACTCATTGTCTTCTCTCGGTGATGATTGTATTGACTATTGTTTGGCAGCTCTCTGAGGTCTCCATTATCTTGaatgtaaaagataaaatcAGCCATCCCTTTAGATCTTTGGGTAATTTTATCTCAGGAATGTTCAAACGCCCTAAAACCATTGTTGATAATACAGACAAGAATTCATCTAGACAAGACAACGACGAAGTTTCATTGCTTCCCCCTCTCAAAATTCCAGAACTTCCTCATATGGGTTTACAATAG
- the LOC103498844 gene encoding calmodulin-binding transcription activator 4 isoform X2, with protein MLDQSCDHIVLVHYRDISEGRSGMESVPQSSPASVSTSGSCSSQNLASEYQQTSLSPGSVEVSSDTGNHTIESNGVDGHFEILETKGSNEPDVSQALRRIEEQLSLNEDSLKDIDSFYRQDEGSNSNLVDFYEMSNEDQFSVLQHPENAIHDNNYTSFEMQDADGKHQHYNMAHGFIFSGEGTQPWDGALDSSKTAVLESHDRHSLLWNEKEKPSSSSTVDNEHCNWLYSRGKAFPMLGSCTSTEYSSPLDTHDVNSNYNIPFLKQEHGNSFEVDTSLIVAQVQKFTIRQIVPEQGYATETTKVIIIGSFLCDPLESPWACMFGDIEVPLQIVQNGVLCCEAPPHLPGKVAFCITSGNREPCSEVREFEYKMNVCSHCQSHSTGAAKSPEELLLLVRLVQLLLSDSSIQKSDRLDTGFRSNSLKAGDDQWSSLIEALLVGSETPSSTTDWLFQELLKDKLLLWLSSQQKDRHNLTGCLLSKKEQGVIHMIAGLGYVWALNPILSCGVNINFRDINGWTALHWAARFGREKMVAALIASGASAGAVTDPSSQNPDGKTAASIADIHGHKGLAGYLSEVALTSHLSSLTFEESELSKGSAEVEAEMTVNCISNGNLSSAEDYIPLKNTLAAVRNAAQAAARIQSAFRAHSFRKRQQKEAAFAACMDEYGIDPNDIQGLFAMSKLNFSNRRDYNAAALSIQKKYRGWKGRKEFLSLRQKVVKIQAHVRGYQVRKHYKIICWAVGILDKVVLRWRRKGVGLRGFRSEIGSIDESEDDDILKVFRKQKVEGNIDEAVSRVLSMVDSPDARQQYHRMLEGFREAKAELDGASKKSAASTSLTDVSGMEDCNQYPKFI; from the exons GGAAGGTCCGGGATGGAAAGTGTTCCACAATCATCTCCAGCATCAGTTTCTACTTCCGGTTCCTGTTCATCCCAAAATCTTGCTTCAGAATATCAACAGACTTCATTGAGCCCAGGGTCTGTTGAAGTTAGTTCTGACACTGGCAACCATACTATCGAGTCAAATGGCGTGGATGGGCATTTCGAAATATTAGAAACAAAAGGTTCAAATGAACCTGATGTTTCTCAAGCGTTGAGAAGGATTGAGGAGCAATTAAGTTTGAATGAAGACAGCTTGAAAGACATTGATTCATTTTATCGTCAGGATGAAGGTTCAAATTCGAACCTTGTAGACTTCTATGAGATGTCCAATGAGGATCAGTTTTCAGTGCTTCAGCATCCAGAAAATGCTATCCATGATAATAATTATACATCGTTTGAGATGCAAG ATGCTGATGGAAAACATCAACATTACAATATGGCACACGGGTTTATATTCAGTGGTGAAGGAACTCAACCATGGGATGGTGCACTTGATTCAAGTAAGACAGCCGTTCTTGAGTCTCATGATCGACATTCTCTCCTATGGAATGAAAAA GAAAAACCATCATCATCTTCTACTGTTGACAATGAACATTGCAACTGGCTGTACAGCAGAGGAAAAG CTTTTCCTATGCTCGGAAGCTGCACATCGACAGAATATTCTTCACCACTAGACACTCATGATGTTAATTCCAACTACAACATACCATTTCTTAAACAAGAACATGGAAATTCTTTTGAAGTTGATACCAGTTTAATTGTTGCACAAGTGCAGAAATTTACAATCCGCCAAATAGTACCTGAGCAGGGTTATGCCACTGAGACTACCAAG GTCATCATTATTGGATCTTTTCTATGTGATCCTCTAGAATCTCCATGGGCTTGTATGTTTGGAGACATTGAAGTTCCTCTTCAGATTGTTCAGAATGGGGTACTTTGTTGCGAAGCACCTCCACACCTTCCTGGGAAGGTTGCTTTCTGCATTACATCTGGCAATCGGGAACCCTGCAGTGAAGTCAGAGAGTTCGAATATAAAATGAATGTTTGCAGTCATTGCCAGTCCCATTCAACTGGAGCTGCGAAGAGTCCAGAGGAGCTGTTATTACTTGTCAGGCTTGTGCAATTGCTGCTCTCTGACTCATCAATCCAGAAATCTGACAGGTTAGATACTGGATTTAGGAGCAATAGTTTGAAAGCTGGTGATGATCAATGGAGTTCTTTGATAGAGGCTCTTCTAGTTGGTAGCGAAACTCCTTCTAGTACCACCGATTGGCTTTTTCAAGAATTGCTAAAAGACAAGTTGCTACTTTGGCTTTCTTCGCAACAGAAAGATAGGCACAATCTAACAGGCTGTCTTTTGTCCAAGAAAGAACAAGGCGTTATACACATGATAGCTGGCTTGGGCTATGTGTGGGCACTTAACCCAATTCTCAGTTGTGGAGTAAATATAAATTTCCGTGACATTAATGGGTGGACTGCTCTACACTGGGCAGCACGATTTGGAAG GGAAAAAATGGTTGCTGCACTAATAGCCTCTGGAGCATCAGCTGGCGCCGTGACTGATCCTAGTTCACAAAATCCAGATGGTAAAACTGCAGCATCTATTGCAGACATCCATGGACACAAGGGACTTGCTGGTTATTTATCAGAAGTTGCACTTACTAGTCATCTCTCATCCCTCACATTTGAAGAAAGTGAGCTTTCCAAAGGCTCTGCTGAGGTAGAAGCAGAAATGACAGTCAATTGCATTTCAAATGGGAATCTCTCTTCTGCTGAGGACTATATCCCTCTAAAAAATACGTTAGCAGCAGTCAGGAATGCTGCTCAGGCAGCAGCCCGTATTCAATCTGCTTTCCGCGCCCATTCTTTCAGGAAGCGACAGCAGAAAGAGGCAGCCTTTGCAGCTTGTATGGATGAGTATGGAATTGATCCAAATGACATACAGGGGCTCTTCGCTATGTCAAAGTTGAATTTTTCTAATCGGCGTGATTACAATGCAGCTGCATTATCCATTCAAAAGAAGTATAGAGGTTGGAAAGGTCGTAAAGAGTTTTTATCACTACGTCAGAAAGTCGTGAAGATACAG GCACATGTGAGGGGGTATCAAGTTAGAAAGCATTACAAAATAATTTGTTGGGCTGTTGGAATTCTCGATAAAGTTGTATTACGTTGGAGAAGGAAAGGAGTTGGCTTGAGAGGGTTTCGTAGTGAGATAGGATCCATTGATGAAAGTGAGGATGATGATATTTTAAAGGTGTTCCGCAAACAAAAAGTGGAAGGAAACATTGATGAAGCTGTTTCACGAGTCCTATCCATGGTTGACTCTCCGGATGCTCGTCAACAATATCATCGTATGCTTGAAGGATTCCGAGAAGCCAAG GCTGAACTCGATGGTGCCAGTAAAAAATCAGCAGCGTCAACTTCTCTCACCGATGTTTCAGGAATGGAAGATTGTAATCAATATCCCAAGTTCATATAG